A single window of Camelus ferus isolate YT-003-E chromosome 7, BCGSAC_Cfer_1.0, whole genome shotgun sequence DNA harbors:
- the FAM221A gene encoding protein FAM221A isoform X1 yields MERLTLPPGGAAAVDEYLEYRRIVGEDDGGKLFTPEEYEEYKRKVLPMRLQNRLFVSWRSPTGVDCKLVGPETLCFCTHRYKQHKTDFEAIPQQRPISLPCRVTGCPCRAYLYVPLNGAQPVRCRCKHFADQHSAAPGFTCNACSKCSGFHSCFTCACGQPAYAHDTVVETKQERLAQGKPVGRDVPYAAMGGLTGFSSLAEGYIRLDDSGIGAPSIEFLDSPVAATDHPFLRVFQASSSSSPETLTDVGTSSQVSSLSKPEEDDMAFFERRYQERIKMEKAAKQKGKALPSTTKPS; encoded by the exons ATGGAGCGGCTGACGTTGCCCCCCGGCGGTGCGGCGGCTGTGGACGAGTACCTGGAGTACCGGAG AATTGTTGGTGAGGATGATGGAGGGAAACTTTTTACTCCTGAAGAATATgaagaatacaaaagaaaagtCTTACCTATGCGCTTACAGAACAGATTATTTGTGAGCTGGCGATCACCAACTGGAGTGGATTGTAAACTTGTGGGTCCAGAGACACTGTGTTTTTGTACACATAG gtaTAAGCAGCATAAAACGGACTTTGAAGCGATTCCTCAGCAGCGCCCCATCAGTCTGCCTTGCAGAGTGACTGGCTGCCCCTGCAGGGCCTACCTCTACGTGCCTCTGAACGGCGCGCAGCCCGTTCGCTGCCGCTGCAAGCACTTTGCCGATCAGCACAGCGCTGCGCCTGGCTTTACCTGCAATGCCT GTTCTAAGTGTTCAGGATTTCATAGCTGCTTCACTTGTGCTTGTGGTCAGCCTGCATATGCCCATGACACAGTAGTGGAAACTAAGCAAGAAAGACTGGCTCAGGGAAAGCCAGTGGGACGAGATGTTCCTTATGCAGCAATGGGAGGATTAACTGGCTTCAGCTCACTGGCAGAAGGCTACATACGATTAGATGACAGTGGAATTG GTGCCCCTTCAATTGAATTTTTAGACTCTCCAGTTGCAGCCACGGACCATccatttctcagagtgtttcagGCATCATCTAGCTCTTCTCCAGAAACACTAACAGATG taGGTACAAGTAGTCAAGTTTCTTCCTTAAGTAAACCTGAAGAGGATGATATGGCTTTCTTTGAAAGACGATACCAGGAAAGG ataaaaatggaaaaggctgctaagcagaaaggaaaagcattGCCATCAACTACAAAACCTTCATGA
- the FAM221A gene encoding protein FAM221A isoform X2, with product MERLTLPPGGAAAVDEYLEYRRYKQHKTDFEAIPQQRPISLPCRVTGCPCRAYLYVPLNGAQPVRCRCKHFADQHSAAPGFTCNACSKCSGFHSCFTCACGQPAYAHDTVVETKQERLAQGKPVGRDVPYAAMGGLTGFSSLAEGYIRLDDSGIGAPSIEFLDSPVAATDHPFLRVFQASSSSSPETLTDVGTSSQVSSLSKPEEDDMAFFERRYQERIKMEKAAKQKGKALPSTTKPS from the exons ATGGAGCGGCTGACGTTGCCCCCCGGCGGTGCGGCGGCTGTGGACGAGTACCTGGAGTACCGGAG gtaTAAGCAGCATAAAACGGACTTTGAAGCGATTCCTCAGCAGCGCCCCATCAGTCTGCCTTGCAGAGTGACTGGCTGCCCCTGCAGGGCCTACCTCTACGTGCCTCTGAACGGCGCGCAGCCCGTTCGCTGCCGCTGCAAGCACTTTGCCGATCAGCACAGCGCTGCGCCTGGCTTTACCTGCAATGCCT GTTCTAAGTGTTCAGGATTTCATAGCTGCTTCACTTGTGCTTGTGGTCAGCCTGCATATGCCCATGACACAGTAGTGGAAACTAAGCAAGAAAGACTGGCTCAGGGAAAGCCAGTGGGACGAGATGTTCCTTATGCAGCAATGGGAGGATTAACTGGCTTCAGCTCACTGGCAGAAGGCTACATACGATTAGATGACAGTGGAATTG GTGCCCCTTCAATTGAATTTTTAGACTCTCCAGTTGCAGCCACGGACCATccatttctcagagtgtttcagGCATCATCTAGCTCTTCTCCAGAAACACTAACAGATG taGGTACAAGTAGTCAAGTTTCTTCCTTAAGTAAACCTGAAGAGGATGATATGGCTTTCTTTGAAAGACGATACCAGGAAAGG ataaaaatggaaaaggctgctaagcagaaaggaaaagcattGCCATCAACTACAAAACCTTCATGA